The proteins below are encoded in one region of Caulobacter henricii:
- a CDS encoding COG3650 family protein yields the protein MPRTAALTVMLLVLAACGPSPMGASDDAAPPADAPASARTPNYAGDLDVLGTEPFWSVKIRAAGLTLTRPDAPDVVNANPGVRLDGTQGVWDSNGAEADKGRLVVRLTPGVCTDGMSDRIYRFYAEVWIDGETLKGCAEHTAILAAQPKP from the coding sequence ATGCCACGTACAGCCGCCCTGACCGTTATGCTTCTGGTGCTCGCCGCCTGTGGCCCATCCCCGATGGGCGCGTCCGATGACGCCGCCCCTCCGGCAGATGCGCCGGCCTCGGCCCGGACGCCGAACTATGCCGGTGATCTCGATGTCCTCGGCACCGAGCCGTTCTGGTCGGTGAAGATCCGCGCCGCCGGCCTGACCCTGACCCGTCCCGACGCGCCGGACGTCGTCAATGCCAATCCCGGCGTGCGCCTCGACGGCACCCAGGGGGTCTGGGACTCCAACGGCGCAGAGGCAGACAAGGGCCGGCTGGTGGTTCGCCTGACGCCCGGCGTCTGTACCGACGGCATGTCGGACCGGATCTACCGGTTCTATGCCGAGGTCTGGATTGATGGCGAGACGCTCAAGGGCTGCGCCGAACACACGGCCATTCTGGCGGCCCAGCCCAAGCCCTAG
- the cysK gene encoding cysteine synthase A, with protein MADATSSYDAARYKRSGRGKIYDSILDTIGDTPLIRLPRLTAQIQPKGEVVAKLEFFNPLASVKDRIGVSLIESLEAQGILKDGATIVEPTSGNTGIALAFVAAAKGYKLILVMPESMSIERRKMLLLLGAKLELTPAEKGMRGAVARAQEIIEATPGAIMPQQFENAANPLIHRVSTAEEIWNDTDGAVDAVVSGVGTGGTISGVGQVLKARKASLKMVAVEPEASPVLSGGAPGPHKIQGIGAGFVPGILDRGVIDEIIQVSNDDAFAMARRSAAVEGLPVGISSGAALTAAFDLALRDDYAGKLIVAIIPSFAERYLSTALFDGL; from the coding sequence ATGGCCGACGCCACCTCCTCCTATGATGCGGCCCGCTACAAGCGTTCCGGGCGCGGCAAGATCTATGACTCCATCCTCGACACCATCGGCGACACGCCGCTGATCCGGCTGCCGCGGCTGACGGCCCAGATCCAGCCCAAGGGCGAGGTCGTGGCCAAGCTGGAGTTCTTCAATCCCCTCGCCTCGGTGAAAGACCGGATCGGCGTCTCCCTGATCGAGAGCCTGGAAGCCCAGGGCATCCTGAAGGACGGCGCGACCATCGTTGAGCCGACCAGCGGCAATACCGGCATCGCCCTGGCCTTCGTAGCCGCCGCCAAGGGCTACAAGCTGATCCTGGTCATGCCCGAAAGCATGTCGATCGAGCGCCGCAAGATGCTGCTGCTGCTGGGTGCCAAGCTGGAACTGACCCCCGCCGAGAAGGGCATGCGCGGCGCCGTCGCCCGCGCCCAGGAGATCATCGAGGCTACGCCTGGCGCGATCATGCCCCAGCAGTTCGAAAATGCTGCCAATCCGCTGATCCACCGGGTCTCGACCGCCGAGGAGATCTGGAACGACACCGACGGTGCCGTCGACGCCGTGGTCTCGGGCGTCGGCACCGGCGGCACCATCTCGGGCGTCGGCCAGGTCCTGAAGGCCCGCAAGGCCTCGCTGAAGATGGTCGCCGTCGAGCCCGAAGCCTCGCCGGTGCTGTCGGGCGGCGCGCCCGGCCCGCACAAGATCCAGGGCATCGGGGCCGGCTTCGTGCCCGGTATTCTGGATCGCGGTGTGATCGACGAGATCATCCAGGTCAGCAATGACGACGCCTTCGCCATGGCCCGCCGCTCGGCCGCGGTCGAGGGCCTGCCGGTCGGCATCAGCTCCGGTGCCGCCCTGACCGCCGCCTTCGATCTGGCCCTGCGCGACGACTATGCCGGCAAGCTGATCGTGGCGATCATCCCCAGCTTCGCGGAACGCTACCTGTCCACGGCCCTGTTCGACGGGCTCTGA
- a CDS encoding DUF1330 domain-containing protein gives MSSIDPTREQFDAFKGLPRDTPIQMLNLVRLKALADYPADHPDHGKGLSGLEAYRAYGRTTAALFAKLGGRQIWAGKPDLVLTGPTDERWDLAFIAEYPNAGAFFAMVTDPDYREWVKHRQAAVEDSRLIRLAPMTPGEGFGE, from the coding sequence ATGTCCAGCATCGACCCGACCCGCGAGCAGTTCGACGCCTTCAAGGGCCTGCCCCGTGACACGCCGATCCAGATGCTGAACCTGGTGCGGCTCAAGGCCCTGGCCGACTATCCGGCCGATCACCCCGACCATGGCAAGGGCCTGTCGGGGCTGGAGGCCTATCGCGCCTATGGCCGGACCACGGCGGCGCTGTTCGCGAAACTGGGCGGGCGGCAGATCTGGGCGGGCAAGCCGGATCTGGTCCTGACCGGCCCCACCGACGAGCGCTGGGACCTGGCCTTCATCGCCGAGTATCCCAATGCCGGTGCCTTCTTCGCCATGGTCACCGACCCGGACTATCGCGAGTGGGTCAAGCACCGGCAGGCGGCGGTCGAGGACTCGCGGCTGATCCGACTGGCGCCGATGACGCCGGGCGAGGGGTTTGGGGAGTAG
- a CDS encoding TPM domain-containing protein, which produces MRKMTPQDQARIAEAVAAAEKTTAGEIFCVLAPQVSDYRETPLVWAAAAALILPAGGLLAGLRPEMLTTLFGGWTVGHASATDAAILSALSIYIGLQAAIFIVAALLVSIPPIRRALTPGAMKAAAVKRAALEQFMSKGLHLTRDRTGVLIFAALAERRVEVIADEGIYKAAPNAVWDEVVADLLAGLKRGRIADGFVAAVTRVGEILSSHVPVRETDTNELPDGLTILPKG; this is translated from the coding sequence ATGCGCAAGATGACTCCGCAAGACCAGGCCCGCATCGCCGAGGCCGTAGCGGCGGCCGAGAAGACCACCGCCGGCGAGATCTTCTGCGTCCTGGCCCCCCAGGTGTCCGACTATCGCGAGACACCGCTGGTCTGGGCGGCGGCGGCGGCCCTGATCCTGCCGGCCGGCGGCCTGCTGGCCGGATTGCGACCAGAAATGCTGACCACCCTGTTCGGCGGTTGGACCGTCGGCCACGCCTCGGCCACCGACGCTGCCATACTGTCGGCCCTGTCGATCTATATCGGGCTGCAGGCGGCGATCTTCATCGTCGCCGCCCTGCTGGTCTCGATCCCGCCCATCCGTCGCGCCCTGACGCCCGGCGCGATGAAGGCGGCGGCGGTCAAGCGCGCGGCCCTGGAACAGTTCATGAGCAAGGGCCTGCACCTGACCCGTGACCGCACCGGGGTGCTGATCTTCGCCGCCCTGGCCGAACGCCGCGTCGAGGTCATCGCCGACGAGGGCATCTACAAGGCCGCGCCCAATGCGGTCTGGGATGAGGTGGTCGCCGACCTGTTGGCAGGCCTGAAGCGCGGCAGGATCGCCGACGGCTTCGTCGCCGCCGTCACCCGGGTCGGCGAGATCCTCTCCAGCCACGTGCCCGTCCGTGAGACCGACACCAATGAACTGCCCGACGGCCTGACCATCCTGCCCAAGGGCTGA
- a CDS encoding DUF2269 family protein: protein MDLYTLLKVAHVIGAAVLLGTGAGIAFFMLMAHRSRDPAVIAHTAGIVVLADTVFTASAVILQPITGAALAHLAGYPLLSGWIGLSLVLYVVTGLCWLPVVWIQIRLRDLALQAAESGAPLPERYFRLFRLWFVLGFPAFAAVLGIVWLMVAKPAL, encoded by the coding sequence ATGGACCTCTACACCCTCCTGAAGGTGGCCCATGTGATCGGGGCGGCGGTCCTGCTGGGCACCGGAGCCGGCATCGCCTTTTTCATGCTGATGGCCCACCGCAGCCGCGATCCGGCCGTGATCGCCCACACCGCCGGGATCGTGGTGCTGGCCGACACCGTGTTCACGGCTTCGGCCGTGATCCTTCAGCCGATCACCGGCGCCGCCCTGGCCCATCTGGCCGGCTATCCGCTGCTGTCAGGCTGGATCGGCCTGAGCCTCGTGCTCTATGTGGTCACGGGTCTCTGCTGGCTGCCCGTGGTCTGGATCCAGATCCGGTTGCGCGACCTCGCCCTCCAGGCGGCCGAAAGCGGCGCTCCCCTGCCTGAACGCTATTTCCGTCTGTTCAGGCTGTGGTTCGTGCTGGGCTTTCCCGCCTTTGCGGCGGTGCTCGGCATTGTCTGGCTGATGGTAGCCAAGCCCGCCCTGTGA
- a CDS encoding TPM domain-containing protein — protein MLCLSLALPAVAAPKFPPLSGRVVDEANILSPQVEQDLTVRLKTLEDTTGRQLVVATVPSLQGYEIEDYGYQLGRSWGLGDKTRDDGVILLVAPTEKKVRIEVGYGLEPVLTDALSSVIIQSAILPKFKAGDLPGGIVAGADELVTQLSLPEDQAKAKVAQAAEPQASSPGSGFSPIAALLIGLFVFFLITRLLPGRRGRRSGLGAALPWIILDALTSGNGRGGGGGFGGGGGGGFSGGGGSFGGGGSSGSW, from the coding sequence ATGCTCTGCCTCTCCCTGGCCCTTCCCGCCGTCGCCGCGCCGAAGTTCCCGCCCCTGAGCGGCCGGGTGGTCGATGAGGCCAATATCCTCTCGCCCCAGGTCGAGCAGGACCTGACCGTCCGGCTGAAAACCCTCGAGGACACCACGGGTCGCCAGCTCGTGGTGGCCACGGTTCCCAGCCTGCAGGGCTACGAGATCGAGGACTACGGCTATCAGCTCGGCCGCAGCTGGGGCCTGGGCGACAAGACCAGGGATGACGGCGTGATCCTGCTGGTCGCGCCCACCGAGAAGAAGGTGCGCATCGAGGTCGGCTATGGCCTGGAGCCAGTCCTGACCGACGCCCTGTCCAGCGTCATCATCCAGAGCGCCATCCTGCCGAAGTTCAAGGCCGGCGACCTGCCGGGCGGGATCGTGGCCGGGGCTGACGAGCTCGTCACCCAGCTGTCCCTGCCCGAGGACCAGGCCAAGGCGAAGGTCGCCCAGGCGGCAGAGCCACAGGCTTCAAGCCCCGGCTCGGGCTTCTCGCCGATCGCCGCCCTGCTGATCGGTCTGTTCGTGTTCTTCCTGATCACCCGCCTGCTGCCGGGACGGCGCGGACGGCGGAGTGGCCTGGGCGCCGCCCTGCCCTGGATCATTCTCGACGCCCTGACCAGCGGCAACGGTCGCGGGGGCGGCGGTGGATTTGGCGGCGGCGGCGGCGGCGGCTTCTCCGGCGGCGGCGGCTCGTTCGGCGGCGGCGGAAGTTCGGGGAGCTGGTGA
- a CDS encoding TonB-dependent receptor, translated as MTLSTRRPRARHALLAATALAGLVALPALAQAQESTVEEIIVTATKRDSTILDVPFSINAQTQQDIQRSGAVTLEDLSRNVASLTIQNLGPGQSQVSVRGVSAGQVVRDQPGVKEQVGVYLDESVISLSLFTPDIDLFDLNRVETLRGPQGTLFGSGSVGGTIRYITNQPKIGVQEGVIEANANMVDGDDTGGYVKGAINLPVSDKVAVRAVGYYTKYAGFIDARREGGGRKKNVNDGSRVGGRLSVLLQPTENISIIPRVVYQEIRADGFNRQEVFNLYANPNTTTRAPVRMGEREQHLLLDESFADDTFLTDLTASVGLGAVDLTSVTSYVDRKIHIDRDASALTGSVSVDLGFPSAAVPLPSKLVDTTDLEQFTQELRLSSSGDGPFQWVIGGFYSEVDRIYNQRLPTPGYDPYTNARFGAGTAAAVANGFPLNSPYNASLPYNIKQKALFGEASYKREKLTVTAGGRFYDFKETRQFKSGGLFANGDNQTDKTDSSGFNPRVLVSYEASDTVTFNAQAAQGFRLGGVNDPLNLPLCSAQDKAIFGGFQSYDDETLWNYEAGVKSRFGGISFNSAIFYTDIKDLQTTLDAGSCSSRVVFNVPKAHTKGIEAEFSARLAPGFDVGVSGSLLEAEFDSTVKDGSGAVIGGIREGNRLPSVPNFQISADATYSWRFRDSIDAYVTASVQHIGSRYTQASDQENNPRSFTSGLAFGGATGTVPTIVDLKLPSYEIVNFSIGLEMDNGVDIIAYANNVFDENPLLSFDRERGGRARLGYSVGQPRTMGVTVRRTF; from the coding sequence ATGACCTTATCTACCCGGCGCCCGCGCGCGCGTCACGCGCTGCTGGCCGCCACCGCCCTGGCGGGCCTTGTCGCCCTGCCGGCCCTGGCCCAGGCCCAGGAGTCCACCGTCGAGGAAATTATCGTCACCGCCACCAAGCGGGACTCGACCATTCTGGACGTGCCGTTCTCGATCAATGCCCAGACCCAGCAGGACATCCAGCGGTCCGGCGCGGTCACCCTGGAAGACCTGTCGCGCAATGTCGCCAGCCTGACGATCCAGAACCTCGGTCCCGGCCAGAGCCAGGTCTCGGTGCGCGGCGTTTCGGCCGGCCAGGTCGTTCGCGACCAGCCGGGCGTCAAGGAGCAGGTCGGGGTCTATCTCGACGAATCGGTGATCTCGCTGTCGCTGTTCACGCCGGACATCGACCTCTTTGACCTGAACCGGGTGGAAACCCTGCGCGGCCCGCAGGGCACGCTGTTCGGCTCCGGCTCGGTCGGCGGCACGATCCGCTACATCACCAACCAGCCGAAGATCGGCGTCCAGGAGGGCGTGATCGAGGCCAATGCCAATATGGTCGATGGCGACGACACCGGCGGCTACGTCAAGGGCGCGATCAACCTGCCGGTCTCCGACAAGGTCGCCGTGCGCGCGGTCGGTTACTACACCAAGTATGCGGGCTTCATCGATGCGCGCCGCGAAGGCGGTGGTCGCAAGAAGAACGTCAATGACGGCAGCCGCGTCGGTGGCCGTCTCTCGGTCCTGCTGCAGCCGACCGAGAACATCAGCATCATCCCGCGCGTCGTCTATCAGGAGATCCGCGCCGACGGCTTCAATCGCCAGGAAGTCTTCAACCTGTATGCCAATCCCAACACCACGACCCGGGCCCCGGTCCGGATGGGTGAGCGCGAACAGCATCTGCTGCTGGATGAAAGCTTCGCCGACGACACCTTCCTGACCGACCTGACCGCCTCGGTCGGCCTGGGTGCCGTCGATCTGACCTCGGTGACCAGCTATGTCGACCGCAAGATCCATATCGACCGCGACGCCAGCGCCCTGACGGGCAGCGTCTCGGTGGATCTGGGCTTCCCCTCGGCCGCCGTCCCGCTGCCGTCCAAGCTGGTCGACACCACCGACCTGGAACAGTTCACCCAGGAACTGCGTCTGTCCTCGTCCGGCGACGGGCCCTTCCAGTGGGTGATCGGCGGCTTCTATTCCGAGGTCGACCGCATCTATAACCAGCGCCTGCCGACCCCGGGCTATGACCCCTATACCAATGCCCGCTTCGGGGCCGGAACCGCGGCGGCGGTGGCCAACGGCTTCCCGCTGAACTCGCCCTACAACGCCTCGCTGCCCTACAACATCAAGCAGAAGGCCCTGTTCGGTGAAGCCAGCTACAAGCGCGAGAAGCTGACGGTCACGGCCGGCGGCCGGTTCTACGACTTCAAGGAAACCCGCCAGTTCAAGTCGGGCGGCCTGTTCGCCAATGGCGACAACCAGACCGACAAGACGGACTCGAGCGGCTTCAACCCCCGCGTTCTGGTCAGCTACGAGGCCAGCGACACGGTGACCTTCAACGCCCAGGCCGCCCAGGGCTTCCGGCTCGGCGGGGTCAATGATCCGCTGAACCTGCCGCTGTGCTCGGCGCAGGACAAGGCGATCTTCGGCGGCTTCCAGTCCTATGACGACGAGACCCTGTGGAACTATGAGGCCGGCGTGAAGTCACGCTTCGGCGGCATCAGCTTCAACAGCGCGATCTTCTATACCGACATCAAGGACCTGCAGACCACGCTGGACGCCGGCTCGTGCTCCTCGCGCGTCGTGTTCAACGTGCCCAAGGCTCACACCAAGGGTATCGAGGCCGAGTTCTCGGCTCGCCTGGCACCGGGCTTCGACGTCGGCGTTTCGGGCAGCCTGCTGGAAGCCGAGTTCGACTCGACCGTGAAGGACGGTTCGGGCGCGGTCATCGGCGGCATCCGGGAAGGCAACCGCCTGCCTTCGGTGCCCAACTTCCAGATCTCGGCCGACGCCACCTATTCCTGGCGCTTCCGGGACAGCATCGACGCCTATGTCACGGCCTCAGTGCAGCACATCGGCAGCCGCTATACCCAGGCCAGCGATCAGGAGAACAACCCGCGCTCCTTCACCTCGGGCCTGGCCTTCGGCGGGGCGACGGGCACTGTGCCGACGATCGTCGATCTCAAGCTGCCCAGCTACGAGATCGTCAATTTCAGCATCGGCCTGGAGATGGACAACGGCGTCGACATCATCGCCTACGCCAACAATGTCTTTGACGAGAACCCGCTGCTGTCGTTCGACCGCGAACGCGGCGGTCGGGCCCGTCTGGGCTATTCGGTCGGCCAGCCGCGCACCATGGGCGTGACGGTCCGCCGGACCTTCTAA
- a CDS encoding DNA cytosine methyltransferase, which produces MTRKASPSFLEFFAGGGMARLGLGDGWTCAFANDFDPVKAATYRANFADAGSSNEEVHFHEGDVWTIAADRLPTADLAWASSPCQDFSLAGARAGLAGGRSSAFFGFWRLIQALAAEGRSPDTIVVENVVGLLTSHEGRDFTALCQALADAGYGFGALEIDAARFTPQSRPRVFVVASRRRADALAGPSPFHSRAVKAAFARLPAGLQAGWIWWGLAAPPARNTDLAALLEPDAAMAWSPPDKTRALLALMAPAQRAAVEAHVQGGGRAVGAVFRRMRDGQQRAEARFDGLAGCLRTPRGGSSRQTLLVIDQGEVRSRLLSPREGARLMGLPETYVLPRSQTAGLHVIGDGVAPPVVRWLAASLLEPLIDSKSASLAAE; this is translated from the coding sequence ATGACTCGAAAAGCCTCTCCCAGCTTCCTGGAATTTTTCGCCGGTGGCGGAATGGCCCGTCTGGGTCTGGGAGACGGCTGGACCTGCGCCTTCGCCAATGACTTCGACCCGGTCAAGGCGGCGACCTATCGCGCCAATTTCGCCGATGCGGGCTCTTCCAACGAGGAGGTGCATTTTCACGAAGGCGACGTCTGGACCATCGCGGCCGACCGCCTGCCGACCGCCGACCTGGCCTGGGCCTCCAGCCCCTGCCAGGACTTCAGCCTCGCCGGGGCCCGGGCAGGCCTGGCCGGCGGGCGCTCGTCGGCCTTCTTCGGCTTCTGGCGACTGATCCAGGCCCTCGCTGCCGAGGGACGCAGCCCCGACACGATCGTGGTCGAAAACGTGGTCGGCTTGCTGACCTCGCATGAGGGCCGCGACTTCACCGCCCTGTGCCAGGCCCTGGCCGACGCCGGCTATGGCTTCGGGGCCCTTGAGATCGACGCGGCGCGGTTCACGCCGCAGTCACGGCCGCGGGTCTTTGTGGTCGCCTCCCGCCGAAGGGCAGACGCCCTGGCCGGTCCCAGCCCGTTCCACAGCCGCGCCGTCAAGGCGGCGTTCGCGCGCCTGCCGGCCGGCCTCCAGGCCGGCTGGATCTGGTGGGGGCTGGCCGCGCCCCCGGCCCGCAACACCGATCTGGCCGCCCTGCTCGAGCCCGATGCGGCCATGGCCTGGAGCCCGCCCGACAAGACCCGGGCCCTGCTGGCCCTGATGGCCCCGGCCCAGCGCGCTGCGGTCGAGGCCCATGTGCAGGGCGGCGGTCGGGCGGTCGGGGCCGTGTTCCGGCGCATGCGGGACGGCCAGCAAAGGGCCGAGGCCCGCTTTGACGGCCTGGCCGGCTGTCTGCGCACCCCGCGCGGCGGCTCGTCACGCCAGACCCTGCTGGTCATCGATCAGGGCGAGGTGCGCTCGCGGCTGCTGTCGCCGCGGGAGGGCGCGCGGCTGATGGGTCTGCCCGAGACCTATGTCCTGCCCCGCAGCCAGACGGCGGGCCTGCACGTGATCGGCGACGGCGTGGCCCCGCCTGTCGTCCGCTGGCTAGCTGCAAGTCTGCTCGAGCCCCTGATCGATAGCAAATCTGCAAGCCTTGCCGCCGAATGA
- a CDS encoding acetyl-CoA C-acyltransferase gives MREAVIVSYARTGLAKSVRGGFNNTHGAAMAGHAIQHAVARAGLEGAEVEDVALGCGGPEGATGMNVARNAAMWAGLPVTTSGHTINRFCSSGLQAIATAANYVRNDGADVAVGGGVESISLVNAGGHMNRFHITEEKLMKSHPALWMAMIDTADIVAKRYNVSREYQDEYALRSQQRIAAAQAAGLFKDEIVPMATKMKVVNKETKEESFVDYVVDKDECNRADTTLEGLSSLKPVMGEGKFVTAGNASQLSDGAAAVVVMEAAEAARRGLTPLGAFRGFAVAGCEPDEMGIGPVFAVPRLLERHGLKVDDIDLWELNEAFASQCLYSRDRLGIDPEKYNVNGGSIAIGHPFGMTGARCAGHLLMEGKRRGAKLGVVTMCIGGGMGAAGLFEIY, from the coding sequence ATGCGCGAAGCGGTCATCGTCTCTTACGCCCGCACCGGTCTGGCCAAGTCAGTCCGCGGCGGTTTCAACAATACGCACGGCGCCGCCATGGCCGGCCATGCCATCCAGCACGCCGTGGCGCGGGCCGGCCTCGAAGGGGCTGAAGTGGAAGACGTGGCCCTGGGCTGCGGCGGTCCCGAAGGCGCCACCGGCATGAACGTGGCCCGCAATGCCGCCATGTGGGCCGGCCTGCCGGTCACCACCTCGGGCCACACCATCAACCGCTTCTGTTCGTCGGGTCTGCAGGCCATCGCCACGGCAGCCAACTATGTCCGCAATGACGGCGCTGATGTCGCGGTCGGCGGCGGCGTGGAATCGATCTCGCTGGTCAATGCGGGCGGCCACATGAACCGCTTCCACATCACCGAAGAAAAGCTGATGAAGAGCCATCCGGCCCTCTGGATGGCGATGATCGACACCGCCGACATCGTCGCCAAGCGCTACAATGTCAGCCGCGAATACCAGGACGAATACGCCCTGCGCAGCCAGCAGCGCATCGCCGCTGCCCAGGCCGCCGGCCTGTTCAAGGACGAGATCGTGCCGATGGCCACCAAGATGAAGGTGGTCAACAAGGAAACCAAGGAAGAGAGCTTCGTCGACTATGTGGTCGACAAGGACGAGTGCAACCGCGCTGACACCACGCTGGAAGGCCTCTCCAGCCTGAAGCCGGTCATGGGCGAAGGCAAGTTCGTCACCGCCGGCAATGCCAGCCAGCTGTCGGACGGCGCTGCTGCCGTGGTGGTGATGGAAGCCGCCGAAGCTGCCCGTCGCGGCCTGACCCCTCTGGGTGCCTTCCGCGGCTTCGCCGTGGCCGGTTGCGAGCCCGACGAGATGGGCATCGGTCCGGTCTTCGCCGTGCCGCGCCTGCTGGAGCGCCACGGCCTGAAGGTCGACGACATCGACCTGTGGGAACTGAACGAGGCCTTCGCCAGCCAGTGCCTCTACAGCCGCGACCGTCTGGGCATCGATCCCGAGAAGTACAACGTCAATGGCGGCTCGATCGCCATCGGCCACCCCTTCGGCATGACCGGCGCCCGCTGCGCCGGCCACCTGCTGATGGAAGGCAAGCGTCGCGGTGCCAAGCTGGGCGTGGTCACCATGTGCATCGGCGGCGGTATGGGCGCGGCCGGCCTGTTCGAAATCTATTGA
- a CDS encoding N-acyl-D-amino-acid deacylase family protein: MPGRLYDLVLRGGQVVDGTGAPAFLADVAVKDGLIAAVGPDLAAGAEEIDARGRIVTPGFVDIHTHYDGQATWDARMTPSSGHGVTTVVMGNCGVGFAPCRPEDRDRLIRLMEGVEDIPFPVLTEGLPWNWESFPDYLDALEARTFDVDIGAQLPHAALRVHVMGERGANREPATPADIAAMAAIAKQAVEAGALGFSTSRTLNHRTSDGQPTPTLTAGEDELTGIALGLAAAGKGVLQLVSDFFPDGLAELAMLRRIVERSGRPLSFSLVQSPKSPDGWKRLLAGLQDAADAGLPIKAQVCGRPVGVLFGLELTLNPFSQNPVFAELRDRPLAEKVVALSDPAFRARLFSHDVDASGPFAGSALRAWGNLFPMGAVPDYEPTAEMTIAALAAASGRGPAEVALDILLENGGQGMLYHPFLNYADGSLDPSFAMLNHRDTVPGLSDGGAHVGMICDGSFPTSNLIHWTRDRTRGPRIGLEAMVAMQTRDTALTVGLEDRGLIAPGYRADLNVIDYEALSLEAPRVAYDLPAGGRRLTQKAHGYVATIVGGVVTYRDGEPTGALPGRLVRGARSAPVALAAE, encoded by the coding sequence ATGCCGGGTCGGCTTTATGATCTCGTGCTGCGCGGGGGCCAGGTGGTCGACGGGACCGGCGCGCCGGCCTTCCTCGCCGATGTTGCGGTCAAGGATGGCCTGATCGCCGCCGTCGGCCCGGACCTGGCGGCGGGTGCCGAGGAGATCGACGCGCGGGGCCGCATCGTCACCCCTGGCTTTGTCGACATCCATACCCACTATGACGGCCAGGCGACCTGGGACGCGCGCATGACGCCCAGCTCGGGCCACGGCGTCACCACGGTGGTGATGGGCAATTGCGGCGTCGGTTTCGCGCCCTGCCGGCCGGAAGACCGCGACCGGCTGATCCGTCTGATGGAGGGGGTGGAGGACATTCCCTTCCCGGTCCTGACCGAGGGCCTGCCCTGGAACTGGGAGAGCTTTCCCGACTATCTCGACGCACTGGAGGCACGGACCTTCGACGTTGATATCGGGGCCCAGCTGCCGCACGCGGCCCTGCGGGTCCATGTGATGGGCGAGCGCGGGGCCAATCGCGAGCCGGCGACGCCCGCCGACATCGCGGCCATGGCCGCCATCGCCAAACAGGCGGTCGAGGCCGGGGCCCTGGGCTTTTCCACTTCGCGCACCCTCAATCACCGCACCAGCGACGGCCAGCCGACCCCGACCCTGACGGCCGGCGAGGACGAACTGACCGGCATTGCCCTGGGCCTGGCTGCGGCCGGCAAGGGCGTGCTGCAGCTGGTCTCCGACTTTTTCCCCGACGGTCTGGCCGAACTGGCCATGCTGCGTCGAATCGTTGAGCGCTCGGGTCGGCCGCTGTCCTTCTCCCTCGTCCAGAGTCCCAAGTCGCCGGACGGCTGGAAGCGGCTCCTCGCGGGCCTGCAGGACGCCGCCGATGCGGGGCTGCCGATCAAGGCCCAGGTCTGCGGCCGCCCGGTGGGGGTGCTGTTTGGCCTGGAACTGACCCTCAATCCGTTCAGCCAGAACCCGGTCTTTGCCGAACTGAGGGACCGTCCTCTGGCGGAAAAGGTTGTGGCGCTCTCCGATCCAGCCTTCCGCGCCCGCCTGTTCAGCCATGATGTCGACGCCAGTGGCCCCTTTGCCGGTAGCGCCCTGCGGGCCTGGGGCAATCTGTTCCCGATGGGGGCGGTTCCCGACTATGAGCCGACCGCCGAGATGACGATCGCCGCGCTCGCGGCGGCCTCAGGCCGGGGTCCGGCGGAGGTCGCCCTGGATATCCTGCTCGAGAACGGCGGGCAGGGCATGCTCTATCACCCCTTCCTGAACTATGCCGACGGCTCGCTGGACCCCAGCTTCGCCATGCTGAACCACCGGGACACCGTGCCGGGCCTGTCGGACGGCGGGGCACATGTGGGCATGATCTGCGACGGCAGCTTCCCGACCAGCAACCTGATCCACTGGACCCGCGACCGCACGCGCGGTCCGCGCATCGGGCTGGAAGCCATGGTGGCGATGCAGACCCGTGACACCGCCCTGACGGTCGGGCTGGAGGATCGCGGCCTGATCGCGCCGGGCTATAGGGCCGATCTGAATGTCATCGACTATGAGGCCCTGAGCCTGGAGGCCCCCCGCGTCGCCTACGACCTGCCGGCCGGCGGTCGACGCCTGACCCAGAAGGCCCACGGCTATGTGGCCACGATCGTCGGCGGGGTGGTCACCTATCGCGACGGCGAGCCGACCGGCGCCCTGCCGGGTCGTCTGGTGCGCGGGGCCAGGTCCGCGCCGGTGGCTCTGGCGGCGGAGTAG